The Rhinolophus ferrumequinum isolate MPI-CBG mRhiFer1 chromosome 6, mRhiFer1_v1.p, whole genome shotgun sequence genome has a window encoding:
- the LOC117023949 gene encoding olfactory receptor 4E2 — protein MDALNQTRVTEFVFLGLTDKWILEILLFVAFSATYVLTLWGNVLIMVTIVFTAHLHTPMYFFLSNLSFIDICHSSVTVPKMLEGLLLERKTISFDNCITQLFFLHLFACAEIFLLTIMAYDRYVAICTPLHYPNVMNMRVCVQLAFGLWLGGTVHSLVQTFLTIRLPYCGPNIIDSYFCDVPPVIKLACTDTYLTGMLIVSNSGTISLTCFLALVTSYTVILVSLRKQSAEGRWKALSTCSAHFMVVALFFGPCIFIYTRADTSFSLDKVVSVFYTVVTPLLNPLIYSLRNEKVKSAMKQLRERQVFFMKSCT, from the coding sequence atggatgcactAAACCAAACAAGAGTGACCGAATTTGTCTTCTTGGGACTCACAGATAAATGGATACTGGAGATACTACTTTTTGTGGCGTTCTCTGCCACATATGTGCTAACCCTTTGGGGGAACGTTCTCATTATGGTTACCATAGTCTTTACTGCACATCTCCATACCCCCATGTATTTCTTCCTGAGCAATCTGTCCTTCATTGACATCTGCCACTCATCTGTCACTGTGCCTAAGATGCTGGAGGGTTTGCTTTTAGAGAGAAAGACCATTTCTTTTGACAACTGCATCACACAACTCTTCTTCTTACATCTGTTTGCCTGTGCTGAGATCTTTCTACTGACTATTATGGCCTACGATCGTTACGTAGCTATCTGCACTCCATTACACTACCCCAATGTGATGAACATGAGGGTCTGCGTACAGCTTGCCTTTGGTCTCTGGTTGGGGGGTACTGTTCACTCACTAGTGCAGACCTTCTTGACCATTCGTCTACCTTATTGTGGCCCCAACATTATTGATAGCTACTTCTGTGATGTGCCTCCTGTCATCAAGCTGGCCTGCACAGACACATACCTTACGGGAATGCTGATTGTGTCCAATAGTGGAACCATCTCCCTCACCTGCTTCCTGGCTTTGGTCACTTCCTACACAGTCATCCTGGTTTCTCTTAGAAAACAGTCAGCTGAAGGGCGCTGGAAAGCCCTGTCTACCTGTTCAGCCCACTTCATGGTGGTTGCCCTTTTCTTTGGACCATGTATCTTTATCTATACCCGGGCAGACACCAGCTTCTCCCTTGACAAGGTGGTATCTGTATTTTACACGGTGGTCACCCCTTTGCTGAATCCCCTCATTTACAGTTTGAGGAATGAGAAAGTAAAAAGTGCCATGAAGCAGCTCAGAGAGAGACAAGTCTTTTTCATGAAATCATGTACATGA
- the LOC117024009 gene encoding olfactory receptor 4E1, translating to MEEAGLLNHTTLVTYFQLRGLSVNQKVQVAVFAVFLIFYVLTLIGNALIVITILYERQLHTPMYFFLSNLSFIDVCHSTVTVPKMLIDTWSEEKLISFDACVTQMFFLHLFACTEIFLLTVMAYDRYVAICKPLQYMTVMNWKVCVGLAVALWTGGTIHSIALTSLTIKLPYCGPDEIDNFFCDVPQVIKLACTDTYIIETLIISNSGLISVVCFVVLVASYAVILVSLRQQISEGRWKALSTCAAHLTVVTLFLGHCIFIYSRPSTSLPEDKVVSVFFTAVTPLLNPIIYTLRNEDMKNALNKLMGRKEGKETK from the coding sequence ATGGAAGAGGCTGGCCTGCTCAATCACACTACTTTAGTGACATATTTTCAGCTTCGAGGTTTATCTGTAAATCAGAAGGTGCAGGTGGCTGTGTTTGCTGTGTTCCTCATTTTCTATGTCCTGACGTTGATTGGGAATGCCCTCATTGTCATAACTATTCTCTATGAACGCCAGCTCCATAcccccatgtacttcttcctcagcAACCTGTCCTTTATCGATGTCTGCCACTCCACTGTCACTGTTCCCAAAATGCTGATAGACACCTGGTCAGAGGAGAAGCTCATATCCTTTGATGCCTGTGTGACTCAGATGTTCTTCCTGCACCTCTTTGCTTGCACAGAGATCTTTCTCCTCACTGTCATGGCCTATGATCGGTATGTGGCCATTTGCAAACCCTTGCAGTACATGACAGTGATGAACTGGAAAGTATGTGTGGGGCTGGCTGTGGCTCTCTGGACAGGGGGGACTATCCACTCCATAGCCCTCACCTCCCTCACCATCAAACTGCCCTACTGTGGTCCTGATGAGATTGACAACTTCTTTTGTGATGTACCTCAGGTGATCAAACTGGCCTGCACTGATACTTATATCATTGAGACTCTTATCATCTCCAACAGTGGGCTAATTTCCGTGGTCTGTTTTGTGGTTCTCGTGGCTTCCTATGCAGTCATCCTGGTGAGTCTGAGGCAGCAGATCTCTGAGGGCAGGTGGAAGGCCCTATCTACCTGTGCAGCACACCTCACTGTAGTCACACTGTTCCTGGGACACTGCATCTTCATCTATTCCCGCCCCTCTACCAGCCTCCCAGAAGACAAGGTGGTGTCTGTGTTTTTCACTGCTGTCACCCCCCTGCTGAATCCCATCATCTATACCTTAAGGAATGAAGATATGAAGAATGCCTTGAACAAGTTAATgggtaggaaggaagggaaagaaacaaaatga